The genomic segment TCTATCACCCCCAGTCAAAAGATCATGTTTCGAATATAAGATTCGTGTTCATCGCAATTTAAGATTCAAACAATACCCAGTCAAGATCAGCAGAACGAGATGTGTGTAGTGTGCAAGTCAGAACTTAAACTCATCAATAGCTACTTGGTTTAAGGATCACTTATCTTCAActttttttttgtatatatataaatatataataggaacgccccatatgcttgacttttatacccctctctactaaatgttgaacgataatgacttggttaataggtctttttaagcttataacgtaaggccaaggctcacggctacaatagaAGGTATGGGAATCAAAAGGTGAGAGAGAATAAACATATTCCTGCAGCGCATTCATTCAAATTTTGACTCGTCACCTCTCACTGTACTTTTATCATCTTTAGAGCTTCTATTATCTCCTTCCTTTCTCATTGTCCTTCAACTTTCACCCTCATATTTTTTCGGGTGTATTCAATACCATACACTTTATtccattttttctttatttttcaaTCATAAATCCACTTCTTTTCATTCAACTGTAATTCAACAACTCCTTCAAATATGTCTTTTATACACATGTaagtgttggaacatttcaaaGCGCTCGAAgggtttatttctctcaaagtTCGGGTAGGATATATTTTATAGGCTAAAATTTTGGTAGTTGATGTGGGACATTGAATGAATTACGAATGGGGTCTaattgtgtgtcattgacacacaccatcCGATTTTTACAAGCTCAAGAAGGGTTACTAGAGACAATAAATGATGTATCGGGTAGGCTCGAAAGcctcaaacggtccaaagatcgcctaaatcatccatAAGTCATCATCGTTCGTATTTCGCTTCGAGGGCtaatcagacaagttctagGTTGTTTCtcgatatatttttttttctaagtTCACCTTGCACCAATTCACTTCCAATGAGCCAAAGACTGACCAAGTGTGTGGAATGAAATGTCAATACAAAACTGGAGCAAGTCTGACTCTCTCATTGAAACGACGACTCCTCTCATTCAATACTAGTCATGAATCGATTTCCCGTTTGATCTAAAACTAACAAATAAATCTGGTTATCAAGTAAAACAAAAATTCTTTCTCTAGATATAGTCTAATCCTACGTGAAAAAGTGTTGTTAAGTGTTGTGCAACGATGTGTAACAATACTGGCCAACCCCCACACTTTGAAATCGACACTATCCTCAGTGTAAAGCGATTAGGCAATAATTAACAAGACAATTAAAGCAAACACATTTCCCTGGACAAATGTCGAGTAGGTGGTAACAATGGGATAGAATGCATCAGTTCCTGAAAAGAACGACATCGAATACACAAGGAAACGTAAAAAGGTATAGGAAAGACACTCAAGCCCTCAAATATAATCCAAAAGATAATAAATATAAAGAACATGTCCCAGAACAACATTAACAACATAAGAAAGAAATGCGCAAATCTAAAAAAAACGATAAAGTCCTCCGAAAATCCTAGAATAAAAAGAAGCGGACTACTCATCATCTGATCCTAGCTCAAAgtcctccaaatcttcaagtgCGGATCTGTCCCACGGGGGAGCAAAGATATCATCTGAAAAAAAAACTGAGTCCCGGACTGTGCTTGATGCGAGCCAATCTAGTGCGGAAGTCGTCCATGCAATCAAACATGGATGAGAAAACCTGTCGTACACCTCTGGGGGCGCGCTGTCGAGGGGGTATACCAGCTTGCGGTCCAGCTCGAGCGGCCACGCATGGCCTATTCGGTACCACGCACCCTGTCGGAAGATAAAGTACATGCCCTGCATGGCCTGGGTGGTGAGCATCTGCGTGGATGTGGGCAGGAGAGAAGTCTCGTCTGTGAGATCGACACCCATGGACCGCCAAGATCCTGGAGATGATGACCGGGAAGGGGGCATATGGTGTCCTATTCTTCGTGGGGTCAGTGTGAGCGACTGATCGCATATGAGAAAGTATGATCGACGCCACTGGGATAGCTGGAATGTTCCCCAAACCATTCATCATCTTGTCAATGATATAGAGATCCAAATGACGGACCTCATTGTTCCCGACTTTCCTTGGGATGATATTTGCCCCCGAAAAGTAACAGATGAGGCGATCTAGCAGCGGGAGGGACGTGGGGAGTACACTGGAGCGGGAGCCGGTAGGAGATAAGCGGTACTGCAGTCGGCGCCGAGCCTCAGGGATCCGAAATGTGAGGTCCGAGAAGAAGATATCTACCTGATTGAAGTAAACCGGCGGCCCTTCATTTGGGACACCCAAAATCACAGCCAGCTATGCGCTGGTCAACTCAATCGGCACTCCTTTGACGTAAGTGCGCAAATGTGGCAGCCATGTCGTCTCTTTTCCTCAACATTGGCATAGAATTGCTATACCAGATCGGGGTAATATGGTCCTACAATGTCGAGAATAGGCCCCCATCCAAACTTATCGAACTCTGCCCTCAGTGGAACCTCATGGACAATTCGTGGATGAATAGACCGCTCAACAATGACCGAGTTCCCGTGAAGTGCCGAGTACCACTCAAAATTTTCACGACTGGTGAACTTAGAAGCATCAAAAGCCAACCTGGCGGATACAGAGGAGGAAGAGGCACCGGCTCGGGCACGCTTGCTGCTATGTTTTCGAGGAGGCATTTTTTATTCAAGCAATTATATCAGAATACTCCCACAAACCTATCACCACAAACCAATCAATCAATCTGAACAACCCAACCACTGATCACCACAAACCAAATAAAGCACGAACCTATCCCAATTCAATGATAATAATCAACAGGGAAATTGAAACAAATTACAACAATAAGCTCCAATAACAAGTAATCCTCAAGAACAGACTAAATGCAATAACAATGCAACCCGTAAACGATCAAAGTCCAGCAGAACAATTCCAAAAGCAAAACCCAATCATGAACTGAAATAACGTGCAGTACAATCACTCTTGTATAGTATCATGAAATCCCCAACACATGGATAACCTGCAATTGGAAGCAAGGTATAGCCACGCTTATCGGAAAATAGGAGGTGATGGCACAGTGTTGCTATGTGGGCGGCGGCGCGGCAGACGGCGGTGGCAAGAGACGCTGATAGTGGGGCAGCTGTGCTGAGATGGGTGCATTGTTTTTGAGTTGAGGAGTGGTGTTAGATGGTGGTGGAGAGTGGCCGGCGGTGATGTTGGGATGGAGGTGTGTTGGTAGTGGCGGCATGACGGCAGCGAGGGACGGTGGATTTTGGCTGGAGGCGGTGGCTGGAGTGGAAGATTGAAAGGGGGGTTAGGGTTTTAGAAGAGAGAATCGCGATTTTAGTCTGATTTTGTCTGAAGAAttgaaggcacggaccccgtgtaggggtccgtggtGTCTCGCAAAAAAAATTTCGGAAGGAgttgacacggaccccgtgtgaggGTCCGTGCCGAGGTCCGCGTAGGCTCGGAAATTTTGAAAGTTTGGGAATAattagacacggaccccgtgtaggggtccggataAGGGTCCGTGTGTTCTCgggaaaaaattttaaaatttgggaagattgagacacggaccccgtgtcgggGTCCGTGTAAAGGACCGGCGCAGCTCGCAAATTCGAAAAGTTGGAAAGGATTAGAAACGGACTACAGACCAAATACACAATACAAAGCCAGATATTTACAATTCTATAAATCTACACATCAAATTTGAAACTCACTCAAGCacacaagatgcaagaattgtacAGAAACTTCCCTGGCATATTTGACGTTTTGAATCTGCTCGTCCTAATAGAATCCCGACACTTGATAAATCCTACCGCCAGTGATAAATTACCTGCACCATCATTCACTGAGATTAGCTCACGAGAAATGCAtaaaacaaaagaaagaaaactaaaataaaagaagaaagaaaagaaaataaaactaaacactgggttgcctcccaacaaGCGCTAAATTTAGAGTCGATAGCCTGACTGTAGTCCCTTGATTCAATTTGGATCTGCAGATCCACTGTGGTCGGCACATCGGGTATGGCACCACCATGATAAACCTTTATCCTATGCCCATTTACTTTGAAagttccagttgcttcactagTGATCTCTACTGTCCCGTAGGGGAAAACTTGCATGATGGTATATGGTCCTGACCACCGTGAACGCAACTTACGTGGAATCAATTTCAGTCGAGAGTTATACAACAGTACCAGTTGTCCAACCAAAAATTCTCGATGGATGATGTTCTGATCGTGCCAGCGTTTGATATTCTCTTTGTAAAGCTTGGAATTCTCGTAAGCCTCCAACCTAAACTGGTCCAATTCATTCAGCTGCATAACTCTCTCGTCACCTGTGGCTTTAGcatcaaaattcaagaatttagtaGCACAATAAGccttatgttcaagttcaagagCGAGGTGACATGATTTCCCATACAACAATCTAAAAAGAGACATGCCAATGGGGGTTTTAAAAGCAGTGCGATAAGCCCAAAGTACATCGTCGAGTTTGCTAGACAATTCTTTCCTTGAAGTACCGACGGTCTTCTCAAGAATGCGTTTGATTTCCCTGTTTGATACCTCGACTTGGCCACTAATTTGAGGGTGATAAGGTGTTGCCACCTTATGTCGGACCCCATACTTAGCCATTAAACTGTCAAATTGTCGATTACAAAAATGTATACCCCCATCGCTAATAATGTCTCTAGGTGTACCAAAatgtgagaaaatattttcttgagaaATTGAACGACAACCCTAGATTCATTAGTTTTGCATGCAATAGCCTCAACCCATTTAGAAACGTAGTCTACAGCCACCAAAATATATTTGTTCCCGAAAGAAACTGGGAATGGCCCCATGAAATCTATACCCCAGACAACGGAAATTTCACACACCAAAATATTAGTAAGAGGCAATTCATATCTCCTAGagatattacctgtgcgttgaCAATTTGGGCATTTTGTGACATATTCATGCGCATCCTTAAAGAGtgtaggccaataaaaacaagACTGGAGGACTTTGTACGCAGTTCTAGTTGCCCCAAAATGGCCTCCAGTCGGACCAGCATGACAATGAAACAAAATCTCACCTACCTCTTCCTGGGAAACACATCTGCGGATTATACCGTCTGCACAAATTCTAAACAAATAAGGATCCTCccacaaataatatttcaaatctgagaaaaatttcttcttttgctgATAAGTGAAATGGGGAGGGATGAACTTACTTGATAGATAATTAACAAAATCGGCATACCATGGTAAACTGTTGATTTCAAAGAGTTGTTCATCCGGGAACTCATCGCGAATAATTTCAGTACCTGGGATAGGATTGTCTAATCGCAAGAGATGGTCTGGAACTTGGTCTCTGTCCCTTTCCTATCAATTATCTCTAGGTCAAATTACTGCAACAGAAGAATCCTACCAATTAGCCTTGGTTTTGCATCCTTCTTAgccatcaaatatttcaaggCTGAATGATCAGTGTGCACTACAACTTTGCTCCCTATCAAATATGATCTAAACTTGTCAAGAGAAAAAACCACAGCAAGGAGCTCCTTCTCTGTAGTGGCATAGTTCAGTTGGGCAGCTGACAGTGTCATACTAGCATAGTAGATGACATGAATGCATTTATCCGTCTTTTGGCCCAACACTGCCCCTAGAGCTGTGTCGCTTGCgtcacacatcacctcaaatggcGACCCCCAATCAGGTGCTATTATCATAGGTGCGATGATCAATTTCTCCTTTAAAACCTGAAATGCCTGCACACACTCATCAGAAAAATCAAAGCGCACATATTTTATCAGCAAATTGGTTAGTGGCTTAGCAATgcaagaaaaatctttgataaagcGTCTATAAAACCCTGCATGTCCTAGAAAACTACGCACTCCTCTAATGTTTGTTGGGGCTGGGAGTTTCTCTATCACTTAAATCTTAGCCTTATCAacttcaatctcattctcagaAATTTTGTGCCCCAACACAATTCCCTCTCTCACCATGAAATGGCATTTCTCCCAGTTTAAGACCAAATTCGACTCCTCACATCTCTCCAAGACTTTAGACAGATAGACAAACACTTATAAAACGAAGAGCCAAAcacagaaaaatcatccatgaatATTTCAATGAAATCCTCGATCATGTCAAGAAAAATTGCCATCATGCATCGTTGGAAAGTTGCCGCTGCATTACATAGACCGAATGACATtcgtttatatgcaaatgtccCGTAAGGACATgtaaaagtggttttctcctgatcttcaggGTCAATAGGAATTTGCATATAACCCAGTAGCCATCCAGGAAACAGTAAAACAATGTCCAGCTAACctttccaacatttgatcaataaatgggAGGGGGAAATGGTCTTTACGGGTGGCGTCATTAAGTTTTCTATAATCGATGCAGACACGCCACCATGTAACAGTTCTGGTAGGAATTAAATCATTGTTTTCATTCTTTACTACAGTGATCCCACCTATTTTCGGAACAACTTGTACTGGACTTACCCACCTACTATCAGAAATCGGTAAATAATACCTGCGTCCAGTAGCTTTATCACCTCTTTCTTTACCAGCTCTTGCATAGCTGGGTTCAGATGCCTTTGAGGTTGGGTAGATGTCTTATGGTCAGCCTCCATCAGAATTTTTTGCATGCACATGGAGGAGCTGATTCCCTTTATGTCTGCAATGCTCCAACCTATGGCTTTGATATTATCCCTCAAAACACGCAACAGCTTTTCCTCTTCCGTCCCTGTCAGAGTAGAGGAAACTATCACTGGAAATTTAttattatcaaataaaaatagtTATTTTAAGTGCGAAGGAAGAGGTTTCATCTCTAGAATTGGGGATTCTTCGATGGATGACTTCAAAGGTCTTGGGACATGCCCAAGCTCCCCAATCCTAGAGTTTACCGTTTTTGAGATCGGTCTGCCTGCTTCCAGATAATGCATGTGTTCCTTAATATCCTCATTCTCCAACTCTCCTGGACATGAATCAGTCAAAAAAATCTCTAAAGGATCTTCACCTATCAATTCCTGCAAACCACACTCAACAAACTCGTcagtagcatcaattctaaaacaatcaGATGTGTCATGAGGGTATTTGATagatttgaaaacattaaacacTACACTCTCATCATTCAATCTCAACACCAACTTACCCTTGTGTACATCTATCAGAGCTTTTCCAGTGGCTAAAAATGGTCTTCCTAACATAAGAGGAATCTCacgatcttcttccatatctaacaCAACAAAGTCCACCGGGAAAATAAACTTGTCAACCTTCACTAACACATCCTCTACTACTCCCCTAGGATATTTAATAGATCTATCAGCCAATTGTAGAGAAATTGTAGTAGGTCTAACTTCACCAATTCCTAGCTTCTCAAAACATGAATAAGGCATTAAATTAATGCTTGCACCTAAATCACACAAAGATTTACCAAAAAATGAAGTTCCTATGGTACAAGGGATAGAGAAGCTACCTGGGTCCTTAGCTTTTGGAGGCAACTTATTTAGTAAAATTGCAGAAAATTCCTCCGAAAGCTTCAGTGTCTCAAAATCCACTAGTTTCCTCTTGTTTGATAAAATTTCCTGAAGAAATTTTGCATAGGAAGGCATTTGAGCTAAAGCTTCTGCAAACGGGATATTTATGTGCAGCTTTTTGAAAATTTCCAGGAATTTTGAAAACTGAGTATCTAGTTGCAGTTGCTTTGCTCTTTTGGGGAACAGGAGTGAATTAATATCAACAGTGGAATTTGAGTTTAGAGACTTACTTGTTTTCCTTGCCTCCTCGGGCTCTTGCTTTGATGACCCCTTTTCTTTCACATTTTTCTCAACCTCAACTATTTCTTGTTTCAGGGGAGATGTCACTGTGACTGCATTGACACCCTTTGGATTCCTTTCCGTGTCACTAGGTAGTGAACCCGGAGCTCGTGTAGCTATTTGTGTCACCAACTGCCCTAGTTGAGTTTCCACTCTTTGCATCATTGCATAATGATTCTGCCATCTCATCTCGTTCCCGGCTATATATGTACTTGGCAAGAATATCCTCAAGATTCGACTTACTATCCTGTGACTTGAAACCGGGTGGCATCGAAGGTCCAGTATCTTGCGGAGGTTTAGGTGGTTGCTGAGGAGGTTTTTGCTACGTAGGATGCTGTGAAGGATTAAAATGTGGTTGCTCAACAGAATGTTCTGATTGCCTCCACCCAAaatttgggtgattcctccaccCTGGGTTATATGAGAAACTGTATGGGTTATATGGTTGCCGACCTTGGTTCCCCCACATAGTTCACTGAGTCCGCTCCAAAACACTGTATTCCCATGCAAGACATATCTGGCATGAGTTGCCTATTGCTAGATGATCCACCAACTGTCTCAGAATTCCCTTGAATTTGATGCACTGGCTTGACTGGTAATGATTTATTTGCTTGTAACTGTGCCATCTGATGTTTCAATCCATCAAGCTTTGTTGTGATCGCTGTCAAGGAATCCATCTCAAGGAATCTGACTTTCTTCTCCCTTCGATTGTCTTGCCAACCTACATTGCTTTCTGCCATATTAGATATGATTTCAAGCACTGCGGTTGGCGTTTTCCTGTATAAGCTACCGTTGGCCGCTACATCAAGCATAGATCTCACAGTTGGATCCACCCCATAGTAAAACGTCTCAACCTGTTGGCCTATCGAAAAACCATGTCTTGGGCACATTCTCAACATCTTTTTAAACCTTGCCCATGCTGATTTAACGATTCCCCATCTCTCTATCCAAATGGTGTGATTTCATTTCTCAACTGTGTAATCTTGGTTGGGGGAAAATACCTGTGCATGAAGACCTCGACTAACTCATCCCATGTAGTAATAGAACCGACTGGCAGGTCTGGAAGCCACTCCATAGCTTCTCCTTGCAGGGAGAATGGAAACCGTCTGAGTCGAATGGCATCAGTACTCACCCCATTGCACGTGATTgtatcacagattgacagaaagtTCTCCAGATGTGCATTGGGATCTTCAGATGGTGATCCTCCGAATTTCACTTGAAGTTGAATCATCTGGATGACGGCTGGCTTCGGTTCAAATATATTCGCTTGAATTGTAGGGCGGACAATACTAGAAACATAACCTCCAAACGCTGGTCGATGAAGCTCAATCAAAGTACGATTATCCTCTTCCCCGGCCATATCTTTAAATTCTGGTTTAACTTCTATTTCAGATTCTTCCTCAGATTCGAATTCAAGGGCCAAGTTGTTGTTCTTTCGAGCTCTACGGATGCGGCGGAGAGTGCTTTCAATCTCGAGATCAAGTGGTACTAGATTTTTGACGCCTTGAGCACGGCTCATATAACACGAGCTAGACTCCTGCAATCAAAATTCTAGTGCACAATTTAAGATCCAaagaaagcaaaaatttgaaataagattaattaaaatgatcgaaatttaaaaattaataaaaagaaCTAATAAATAAATGCCTagtctcaaataaataatttatcctaatattaaatagatagtccccggcaacgttgccaaaaacttgaccgacttttttggttgggaaaaattctagcaagcggactaggtcaagttatagtaaatggacgacaagtccaagtatcgatcccacataggctattatttaattactaagatctaaattattcaatttaatctaggcaaacgATAATAAGCGAACTGGTGAGAATTTAAACcagtaaaataaaattaaaatatgctAAGTTAATAACTAAGATCAAATTTTCAGAACAGGTTTAAACTTGGGAAATTTTCAATTTCAACGAAATGACCGGAAACACACAACAGTCCAAACTTTGATTATTATCATGCACTGTGATTAAATAACCACAGATTATTCGATGTAACGATGAAATTACCTGAATTAactataaatctatttctagaatttataatcttattttcatttaagagtccaattatttctaattgaactTAATCAAACAAAAACGCATTATTCAACGGTGGAAtcacagctgtcgcctaaaatcgcacattGAAACCGAATACAATTTCTAGTCAATATAACtgtgtgttgattaatatttttaaagctAAATTTAATCtattctctttcgagtcaagatcaaacaacaaacatgccAATAACTGGCCAAATTAAGAGCACGAAAATTAtgcaaacattaatcaataacatgaATTAATTCGTAAATCAAATAATCCAATAAATGAATAACATCAAAAGTTTGTCCCTATtgtggtcccgatcacaagaaaactactccataaattcaaaactagaaTCAAATCTGATATTCGAATCCATgaatgaaaataagaaaacaagAGAAGAGAAATCTCAGCGATGATGCGCAGTTCTTGCGTGTGAAGTGCGCGGTTTTCTCTCGTTTCTCCCAAGCCATCGCGCTGCCTTCCAAAATCTCCAAGTTCTTGCCTTTCTCCTCTAAAAGTCGGCTGCCAAAAGTTCTGATCTCCCCAAAAGTCCCAAAGTTCTTTTAATTTCTTCCTTAAATCTCCTAAGATCTCCACAAAATCTTCGCGAAATCTGATCTCAAAAtaaagtacacggaccccgtgtaagccTCCGGattggggtccgtgtaggctcgatTAAATTATCATTCCGGGAACCATCGGACACGGACCCATGTAAGGGTCCGGATACAGGCCCGTGTGCCTGCGCAAATTTTCTTCTCTCGGCTATcgctggacacggaccccgtgtaggggtccgtcttTGGGTTCGTGTGGGCTCGTGTATTCCTTTTCTTGGGATTTTAGGACACGGACCCTAATACAGAGTCCTTGTATAGGTCCCGGTGCTCTCCTTTTAATCTTTTCCTATTTTTCCAGGTATTTCTGACACGACATTGCGAcgtttgaattttcttttttttcttttgctttTTATCGTCTTTTGGTCAAACTTACAAATGGCAATAATAACACGAATTAAGtgcaaaactcggaataaagACGCCAGttaagcacgaatacgacaaaatgAAGTCCCTAAAACGCTATAAAATTCGTGCTTATCATAAAACGGTAAaacatgaccagggaccaatccacccattaaagcatgaccggagatctcatgtatttggtagtggacatccctgccagcccaatactgtggtttagtctgatcaggcatatttatgtatgagtcacttgctttgaaacatatatctacgcaaaatgatgaagttatgtatgttcaagcaTGTAtcatgcaagtatgtttatgaaaatttttatgatgatggcacgtctgtGTTTATGgta from the Primulina eburnea isolate SZY01 chromosome 3, ASM2296580v1, whole genome shotgun sequence genome contains:
- the LOC140827122 gene encoding uncharacterized protein, producing the protein MLRMCPRHGFSIGQQVETFYYGVDPTVRSMLDVAANGSLYRKTPTAVLEIISNMAESNVGWQDNRREKKVRFLEMDSLTAITTKLDGLKHQMAQLQANKSLPVKPVHQIQGNSETVGGSSSNRQLMPDMSCMGIQCFGADSVNYVGEPSILRSKNLLSNHLNLRKILDLRCHPVSSHRIVSRILRIFLPSTYIAGNEMRWQNHYAMMQRVETQLGQLVTQIATRAPGSLPSDTERNPKGVNAVTVTSPLKQEIVEVEKNVKEKGSSKQEPEEARKTSKSLNSNSTVDINSLLFPKRAKQLQLDTQFSKFLEIFKKLHINIPFAEALAQMPSYAKFLQEILSNKRKLVDFETLKLSEEFSAILLNKLPPKAKDPGSFSIPCTIGTSFFGKSLCDLGASINLMPYSCFEKLGIGEVRPTTISLQLADRSIKYPRGVVEDVLVKVDKFIFPVDFVVLDMEEDREIPLMLGRPFLATGKALIDVHKGKLVLRLNDESVVFNVFKSIKYPHDTSDCFRIDATDEFVECGLQELIGEDPLEIFLTDSCPGELENEDIKEHMHYLEAVIVSSTLTGTEEEKLLRVLRDNIKAIGWSIADIKGISSSMCMQKILMEADHKTSTQPQRHLNPAMQELVKKEVIKLLDAVLERCEESNLVLNWEKCHFMAFQVLKEKLIIAPMIIAPDWGSPFEVMCDASDTALGAVLGQKTDKCIHVIYYASMTLSAAQLNYATTEKELLAVVFSLDKFRSYLIGSKVVVHTDHSALKYLMAKKDAKPRLIGRILLLQCVSQEEVGEILFHCHAGPTGGHFGATRTAYKVLQSCFYWPTLFKDAHEYVTKCPNCQRTGNISRRYELPLTNILVCEISVVWGIDFMGPFPVSFGNKYILVAVDYVSKWVEAIACKTNESRVVVQFLKKIFSHILVHLETLLAMGVYIFVIDNLTV